From the Montipora capricornis isolate CH-2021 chromosome 2, ASM3666992v2, whole genome shotgun sequence genome, one window contains:
- the LOC138021104 gene encoding uncharacterized protein: MSKPAKKQNGDKPAEKMMFWTERHDTILCREILIHNPFQNKKSSIQRGQVWKNIAERLVTVKEVRFKADLDQRAVRDRYNLLANKLRRKLKDEEKASGIETDMTELEAALEDLIEREDQSDAQYKENQEQNIKKKEDREVAEDMRAKSIERLGETQKRKGQDIQLSQMKKKKRGSAGDAVVFLRERTEAMAAARKEEISMQLQQQESESKRHQEFLELMQQQQQQQHQQMHSMQAMLVQQQQQQSQLMMALLSKLQDK, encoded by the exons ATGTCGAAACCTGCTAAAAAGCAAAACGGTGATAAACCGGC TGAAAAGATGATGTTTTGGACAGAAAGGCATGACACAATTCTATGTCGGGAAATTTTGATCCATAATCccttccagaacaaaaagagttcAATTCAAAGGGGGCAAGTTTGGAAAAACATTGCTGAACgacttgtcactgtcaaggaaGTACGATTTAAGGCAGATCTGGACCAAAGAGCTGTCAGAGACCGCTACAACTTGCTGGCAAACAAGCTGCGAAGAAAGTTGAAAGACGAAGAGAAAGCATCTGGAATTGAGACAGATATGACAGAGTTAGAGGCTGCTCTGGAAGATCTCATCGAGAGGGAAGATCAATCAGATGCACAATataaagaaaatcaagaacaaaatataaagaaaaagGAGGATCGTGAAGTTGCAGAAGATATGCGAGCAAAATCAATAGAGAGACTGGGGGAGacccaaaaaagaaaaggacaagACATCCAGCTGAGCcaaatgaagaagaagaagagagggTCTGCAGGTGACGCAGTGGTGTTTTTGAGAGAAAGGACAGAGGCAATGGCTGCTGCTCGTAAAGAGGAGATTTCAATGCAACTGCAGCAGCAAGAATCTGAAAGCAAAAGGCACCAGGAATTTTTGGAATTGatgcagcaacaacagcaacagcagcaTCAGCAAATGCATAGCATGCAAGCCATGCTGGtgcaacaacagcagcagcaaaGTCAGTTGATGATGGCCCTTCTTTCCAAGTTACAGGACAAATGA
- the LOC138021096 gene encoding uncharacterized protein produces MATFRDVQIALLDSYMDGEIDDDEFLVLWQVYQSKNPDFPYEDYGQFSLDEMDETECRAEFRFAKTDLPLLIHALGIPDKFTCAQRTVCDGMEGLCMVLRRMAYPCRYSDLIPRFGRPVPVLSMICNRVVDFLFDSHVHRITRWNPQLLDPASLQMYCDAIFRKGAPLDNCFGFIDGTVRPVCRPGEQQRVLYNGHKRVHALKFQSVVLPSGMIAHMYGPVEGRKHDAGMLADSSLLMDLQRNAFSPTGQPLCVYGDPACPLRVHLQCPFRNAILTPQMQDFNSSMSALRISVEWLFGDIVKYFKFLDFKKNLKIGLSSVGKMYLVGAIIRNAHTCLYHNQTSDFFSVDPPTLQDYFV; encoded by the exons ATGGCTACTTTTCGCGACGTGCAAATTGCACTCCTTGACAGCTATATGGATGGCGAAATAGATGACGATGAATTCCTAGTGCTTTGGCAAGTTTACCAGTCAAAGAATCCTGATTTTCCTTATGAAGATTACGGCCAATTTTCTCTTGACGAAATGGATGAAACGGAATGCAGAGCAGAATTTCGATTCGCGAAGACAGACCTCCCACTTCTTATCCACGCCTTGGGGATTCCGGACAAGTTTACCTGTGCTCAGCGAACAGTATGTGATGGAATGGAGGGTTTGTGCATGGTATTGAGGAGAATGGCGTATCCTTGTCGCTACAGCGACCTGATTCCCCGCTTTGGAAGGCCAGTTCCTGTCCTCAGTATGATTTGtaaccgtgttgttgactttcttTTCGATTCCCATGTGCATCGCATCACCAGATGGAATCCACAGCTGCTCGACCCTGCTTCTCTTCAGATGTACTGTGACGCGATTTTTAGGAAAGGTGCTCCACTGGATAACTGTTTCGGATTCATTGATGGCACAGTGCGACCAGTTTGCAGGCCTGGAGAGCAACAGAGGGTGCTATACAATGGGCACAAGAGGGTACATGCCCTGAAATTCCAGTCTGTTGTCTTACCATCAGGGATGATAGCACACATGTATGGGCCAGTAG aaggaagaaaacatgaTGCTGGGATGTTGGCAGACTCTAGCCTGCTAATGGATCTTCAAAGGAATGCCTTCTCCCCAACTGGTCAGCCCTTGTGTGTCTATGGAGACCCAGCATGTCCATTGAGAGTGCATTTACAGTGTCCCTTCCGTAATGCTATACTTACACCACAGATGCAAGATTTCAATTCTTCAATGAGTGCCCTGCGCATATCAGTTGAATGGCTCTTTGGTGACATTGTGAAATACTTCAAATTCCTtgacttcaaaaaaaatttaaagattgGTTTGTCCTCTGTAGGGAAGATGTATCTCGTTGGAGCAATAATAAGAAATGCCCATACATGCTTGTATCATAATCAAAcctctgatttcttttctgTAGATCCACCAACACTTCAGGACTATTTTGTGTAG
- the LOC138037284 gene encoding uncharacterized protein — MTPKNSFRKEEQHPKSCCVAAALDFKPRNPTLESLLTTCSSFIKVRKVLAYVLRFVHNLRQKSKETGAISVEELRRSETFLYKWAQENLNREDVGKSLTAQKDDQGILRAHGQLEKIPTLPAEMWSPIILPHNHRIVLLLLKHLHVKRAQCGYKSLTYESRKKFWIIGVRSIAKQLTRNCIVCRKLRQRPLQQLMGQLPNTRAEIEKPAFACTVIDMFGPIQIRLSRKTLKEAQIIIFACMTSRAIHLELVTDRTTDAFLMAFRRFVCTRGHPAVCWSDHGTNFVGAQDYLLEICKQENITRIQNTVAEEFNCQFRWEWNIPTASHMNGVVESLINSVCQAMDASFRQQSLTCLAEVTYTINSRPLYPSSDAIWENPPITPNDLIIGPHAAIPVPNPEERVNPRQLARATQQRVQGFWESWLKYFAPTLLPRNKWYRPRTNLQPGDLVLELEATPRRK; from the coding sequence ATGACACCAAAGAATAGTTTCAGAAAAGAAGAACAACACCCAAAGAGCTGTTGTGTTGCAGCTGCGCTTGATTTCAAGCCAAGGAACCCCACTCTGGAAAGTTTGTTAACAACATGCTCTTCATTCATAAAAGTTAGAAAAGTCCTCGCTTACGTTCTAAGATTTGTCCACAATTTACGCCAAAAGAGTAAAGAAACAGGAGCAATATCAGTAGAAGAACTTCGAAGATCAGAGACTTTCCTGTACAAATGGGCTCAAGAAAACCTGAACAGAGAGGATGTTGGAAAGTCATTGACAGCGCAAAAAGACGACCAAGGGATCCTGCGTGCCCATGGACAATTAGAGAAAATTCCCACATTGCCAGCCGAAATGTGGAGCCCGATCATCTTGCCGCACAACCACAGGATTGTACTCCTCCTTCTCAAACATCTGCACGTGAAAAGAGCCCAGTGCGGCTACAAGAGCCTCACTTACGAGTCAAGAAAAAAGTTTTGGATCATTGGCGTGCGGAGCATTGCAAAACAGCTCACAAGAAATTGCATCGTTTGTCGCAAGTTACGACAAAGACCTCTTCAGCAGTTGATGGGCCAGCTCCCAAATACACGTGCAGAAATTGAGAAACCAGCTTTCGCCTGCACAGTGATAGACATGTTCGGACCAATACAGATCCGACTAAGTCGCAAGACACTGAAAGAAGCACAGATtatcatttttgcatgtatGACCTCAAGGGCTATTCACTTAGAGCTGGTTACTGACCGAACAACAGACGCTTTTCTCATGGCTTTCCGTAGATTTGTATGCACAAGAGGTCATCCCGCTGTGTGTTGGTCGGATCATGGAACCAACTTTGTCGGAGCTCAGGATTACTTATTAGAAATTTGCAAACAAGAGAATATTACGAGAATCCAGAATACAGTAGCTGAAGAGTTCAACTGCCAATTTCGATGGGAATGGAATATCCCCACAGCAAGCCACATGAATGGTGTTGTTGAAAGCTTAATAAACTCAGTCTGCCAAGCAATGGACGCGAGTTTCAGACAACAAAGTCTAACTTGCCTTGCTGAAGTGACCTATACGATTAACAGCCGTCCTTTGTACCCCAGTTCAGATGCCATTTGGGAGAATCCACCTATAACTCCAAATGATTTAATCATCGGACCTCACGCTGCAATCCCCGTACCAAACCCGGAAGAGAGAGTTAACCCAAGGCAATTAGCGCGAGCAACCCAACAAAGAGTTCAGGGTTTTTGGGAATCGTGGTTAAAGTACTTTGCTCCAACACTCCTTCCCCGAAATAAATGGTACAGGCCGAGAACAAATCTTCAACCTGGAGACTTGGTTCTTGAACTGGAAGCAACGCCAAGACGAAAATGA